The following proteins are co-located in the Colletotrichum lupini chromosome 4, complete sequence genome:
- a CDS encoding histone acetylation protein 2, with amino-acid sequence MEGVASDIEMADACAPSSSSSSSSGLSPPPTYSSDYEGLSQKAEKDSSKEIVKETVGSPNAREDAESEAINTQLPGTDLPNMARRSARNSSKPKPATASPPKVAKRKQPTKVVPKKGPKWTTQKLLTDPKSPLASADLRAILCQPAAWDILTKEERAEIVSLFPAGTRIIDAGTDEARPDFDALRNNNNFRHDCATYADNISQGRHDPEWLEQAWVARERRLAGDFDDYVTQKFEDEWSCKVPEGFKPNRGGDAPGPAAPAEAGKAHVEQTEENTDQTKGDVIDKVQVEAEAIKQVTDTKAADTTGDANTAKDNDAREAPGVALGSPLPEDISSAKIGTATTEISLEEQVPESSEVPLGSVSPDNSSQMANHQNPSKQTEKQKGKKPVEVWKNINGEKIRGSRLYLRNCAANSLFHNIAGRFLPRPATMAPSAENHSRSHSLLLFQKLLNLRDGASPLTLVLDSLEQGAAPVLREFVSRAKVAKAKVILLSFATLKRPRGVDVVVRARGKTLKALRAEILSHYPKIDPTAVKGASPSQKTVVLLDSLNELATAASQVLPSFLSSIIMPAVSLVAVYHTDVPLVLPRAVSEYEPHPLTVLSHLATSILRLSGLRQGIERQKARNRSLQEPEWGLGEGREGVLVGLKGDVKSEDYHGVVVEMEVRRRSGRAMAEKFVILPQKLQQVSSSAASTAAAKGSRIFLLSEHPVFAAPEGSGEAEAGRAEDEEPESTFNLGLTEKQRRDREGIVLPYFDAQTDIGAGEGGRILYEMGREDDFDDEEDEI; translated from the exons ATGGAAGGGGTCGCATCCGATATAGAGATGGCAGACGCCTGCGCTCCATCCTCGtcctcatcctcatcctcTGGCCTCTCCCCTCCGCCCACCTACAGCTCAGACTACGAGGGACTTTCCCAAAAAGCTGAGAAAGATTCTTCCAAAGAGATTGTCAAAGAGACTGTCGGCTCTCCCAATGCGCGGGAAGACGCGGAATCAGAAGCTATCAACACACAACTTCCCGGCACAGATCTGCCCAACATGGCTCGACGTTCGGCGCGCAACTCGAGTAAGCCCAAGCCCGCGACTGCTTCCCCGCCAAAAGTCGCCAAGAGAAAACAGCCTACCAAAGTGGTACCCAAGAAGGGCCCAAAATGGACAACGCAGAAGCTCTTGACGGATCCCAAGTCGCCGCTTGCCAGCGCGGATCTGAGA GCGATACTCTGCCAGCCAGCGGCATGGGACATACTTACGAAGGAGGAGCGTGCCGAGATCGTCAGCCTCTTCCCAGCCGGCACGCGTATCATCGACGCCGGCACCGACGAAGCCCGCCCGGATTTTGACGCACTTCGCAATAACAACAACTTTCGCCACGACTGTGCCACGTACGCCGACAACATCTCCCAGGGCAGGCACGACCCTGAGTGGCTCGAGCAGGCGTGGGTTGCGCGCGAGCGGCGGCTGGCGGGCGACTTTGACGACTATGTCACGCAAAAGTTTGAGGATGAGTGGTCGTGCAAGGTGCCAGAGGGCTTTAAGCCAAACAGAGGTGGCGATGCACCAGGCCCCGCTGCGCCTGCGGAAGCTGGAAAGGCCCATGTCGAGCAGACGGAGGAAAATACCGACCAGACAAAGGGAGATGTTATCGACAAGGTCCAGGTGGAAGCAGAAGCCATCAAACAAGTGACGGACACGAAGGCTGCGGACACGACGGGTGACGCTAATACGGCAAAGGATAACGATGCGAGAGAAGCACCGGGCGTCGCACTTGGGTCTCCTCTTCCTGAAGACATCTCATCAGCAAAGATTGGCACAGCTACTACCGAGATCTCCCTCGAAGAGCAGGTGCCAGAATCCTCGGAGGTGCCACTTGGAAGCGTTTCTCCTGACAATTCATCCCAAATGGCCAATCACCAAAACCCGAGCAAACAGACAGAGAAGCAGAAGGGAAAGAAGCCG GTTGAAGTCTGGAAAAACATCAACGGCGAGAAGATTCGCGGTTCCAGGCTGTACCTTAGAAATTGCGCAGCAAATTCCCTCTTCCACAATATAGCAGGAAGATTCCTTCCAAGACCTGCCACGATGGCCCCCTCGGCGGAAAACCACAGTCGGTCACATAGCCTCTTACTGTTCCAGAAGCTGCTCAACCTGAGGGATGGCGCGAGCCCTTTGACCTTGGTGCTGGACAGTCTCGAGCAAGGCGCTGCGCCAGTCCTTCGGGAGTTCGTCTCCAGAGCCAAG GTTGCAAAAGCCAAGGTAATTCTGCTGTCTTTCGCGACGCTCAAACGCCCACGAGGCGTGGACGTCGTCGTCAGAGCCCGCGGCAAAACCCTCAAGGCCCTGAGAGCAGAGATTCTTTCACATTATCCCAAGATAGACCCTACGGCAGTCAAGGGTGCATCTCCGTCTCAAA AAACGGTAGTCCTGCTCGACTCCCTCAACGAGCTCGCCACAGCTGCGTCGCAGGTCCTGCCCAGCTTCCTCTCCAGCATCATCATGCCCGCCGTGTCGCTGGTGGCCGTCTACCACACCGACGTGCCCCTCGTCCTCCCGCGCGCGGTGAGTGAATACGAGCCGCACCCACTGACGGTGCTCTCTCACTTGGCGACCTCGATCCTGAGGCTCTCGGGCCTAAGACAGGGGATTGAGCGCCAAAAGGCGCGGAACAGGAGTTTGCAGGAGCCCGAGTGGGGGCTGGGGGAAGGGCGGGAGGGCGTCCTCGTCGGGCTCAAGGGCGACGTCAAGTCTGAGGATTATCACGGCGTCGTGGTCGAGATGGAGGTCAGGCGGCGTAGCGGACGGGCCATGGCGGAGAAGTTTGTTATCTTGCCACAAAAGTTACAGCAGGTTTCTTCCTCCGCCGCTTCTACTGCTGCTGCAAAGGGGTCGAGGATCTTCCTCCTCTCGGAGCACCCCGTTTTCGCTGCCCCTGAGGGCTCTGGAGAGGCAGAAGCAGGTCGCGCAGAGGATGAGGAGCCGGAGAGCACGTTCAACCTGGGTCTCACAGAGAAGCAGCGTAGGGACAGGGAGGGTATTGTTCTTCCTTACTTTGACGCCCAAACGGACATAGGGGCTGGTGAGGGTGGCAGGATCCTGTATGAGATGGGTAGGGAGGATGACTTTGATGACGAGGAGGATGAGATTTAG
- a CDS encoding short chain dehydrogenase/reductase: protein MADRKGADAAKHSHSIPAASFPTHNSPRTWFLTTALSPLIIRLIRLLLGHGDYVVACLPPSEIEDDGRSAEFRELINECKSNRKDREGWKDRIRGIRCDGRVMGQCGAAVAEAVQVFGRIDILLCCKSEAVVGSVEELSTNPLTQNLVRDQFETIFFSQVNFIKAALPLLRSQHTGHIIILSSTGGHIGTPGMPIYTSAIWALEGFCDSLAYEIAPFNIKVTIVQPNKEIQSLTNKIIFAPQLPWYDAEVNPAPSVRDMLGNVLNMNPDTAVPDLNETDEVQVRYPKLPPSATDRLVLETVHALTAIGGHENPPARHIVGFEGATAVKEKLKTVTEELEDFVDASLAVDIFDSELKAEAKEGKTRESTPPAPASTASG from the exons ATGGCGGACCGCAAGGGGGCGGACGCCGCGAAGCATTCCCATTCCATTCCCGCGGCGTCTTTCC CTACGCACAACTCGCCGAGGACCTGGTTCTTGACGACAGCCCTCTCGCCGCTCATCATCAGGCTCATCAGACTGCTCCTGGGCCACGGAGACTATGTCGTCGCCTGTCTGCCACCGAGCGAGATTGAGGACGACGGCCGCAGCGCCGAGTTCAGAGAGTTGATCAATGAGTGTAAGAGCAACCGTAAGGACCGCGAAGGGTGGAAGGACAGGATACGTGGTATCCGCTGCGATGGCCGCGTCATGGGCCAGTGCGGCGCCGCCGTGGCCGAGGCCGTTCAGGTGTTCGGGAGGATCGACATCCTCCTCTGTTGCAAATCTGAAG CCGTCGTGGGGAGCGTGGAGGAGTTATCCACGAATCCTCTGACACAGAACCTAGTCCGCGACCAGTTTGAGACAATCTTCTTCTCACAGGTCAATTTCATCAAGGCCGCCCTACCGCTGCTACGCTCACAGCACACGGGACACATCATCATCCTCTCTAGTACGGGCGGCCACATCGGCACACCGGGGATGCCCATCTACACATCGGCCATCTGGGCCCTCGAAGGCTTCTGCGATTCCCTAGCCTACGAAATTGCTCCCTTCAACATCAAAGTCACCATCGTGCAGCCCAACAAGGAGATCCAATCTCTCACAAACAAGATCATCTTCGCACCCCAGCTGCCGTGGTATGACGCCGAGGTCAACCCGGCGCCCAGCGTCCGCGACATGCTCGGCAACGTCCTCAACATGAACCCGGACACCGCCGTGCCCGACCTCAACGAGACCGACGAGGTCCAGGTGCGGTACCCGAAGCTGCCGCCCAGCGCCACCGATCGCCTCGTCTTGGAGACGGTGCACGCCCTGACGGCCATTGGCGGGCACGAGAACCCGCCGGCGAGACACATTGTCGGGTTCGAAGGCGCTACCGCGGTCAAGGAGAAGCTCAAGACGGTGACGGAGGAGCTCGAGGACTTTGTGGACGCGAGTCTGGCTGTTGACATATTCGATAGCGAGCTCAAGGCCGAGGCCAAGGAGGGAAAGACGAGGGAGTCTACGCCGCCTGCGCCCGCGTCAACCGCGTCAGGTTGA
- a CDS encoding phosphoserine aminotransferase, whose amino-acid sequence MPSRADITYFGAGPALLPTDVLETASQALLDFNGTGLGIAEHSHRSEIATKIIEEAKADLATYLDIPSDYEVLFMQAGGSGEFSATVYNFVGAWIARQRDAVLANLGATDENDEKVVAELRKVVDEKLKLDYLVTGGWSQKASAEAARLLGPEFVNVAADARKINDGKFGKIPDEKDWKLSKDAAMVYYCDNETVDGVEFNGFPSALAPKENGEGPIVVADMSSNILSRRIPVKNFIAIFFGAQKNLGSTGITVVVIKKSLLAAQPSPALMRKLGLPIAPIVLSYETIAKNNSLYNTLSIFDVYIAGQVLKKLLRTFQNKVDGQEAIADEKASLIYSALEAHPDIYRIVPDKSVRSRMNICFRVTKGGDTDAAEKAFLKESTAQGLTGLKGHRSVGGIRASNYNSIPLEGAQKLAKFIESFAQA is encoded by the exons ATGCCCTCCCGCGCCGACATCACCTACTTCGGCGCCGGCCCCGCGCTGCTGCCCACCGACGTCCTCGAGACGGCCTCGCAAGCCCTCCTCGACTTCAACGGCACCGGTCTGGGCATTGCAGAGCACTCTCACCGCAGCGAGATCGCCACCAAGATCATTGAAGAGGCCAAGGCCGACCTGGCCACCTACCTCGACATCCCCTCCGACTACGAGGTCCTATTCATGCAGGCCGGTGGTAGCGGCGAGTTCTCCGCCACCGTCTACAACTTTGTCGGCGCCTGGATCGCCCGCCAGCGCGACGCTGTCCTGGCCAACCTCGGTGCCACCGATGAGAATGACGAAAAGGTCGTCGCCGAGCTCCGCAAGGTTGTCGACGAGAAGCTCAAGCTCGACTACCTCGTCACCGGAGGCTGGAGTCAAAAGGCCAGCGCCGAGGCTGCGAGGCTTCTCGGCCCAGAGTTCGTCAACGTCGCTGCCGACGCCCGCAAGATCAACGATGGCAAGTTTGGCAAGATCCCCGACGAGAAGGACTGGAAGCTCAGCAAGGACGCCGCCATGGTCTACTACTGCGACAACGAGACGGTCGACGGTGTCGAGTTCAACGGCTTCCCTAGTGCGCTGGCGCCCAAGGAGAATGGCGAGGGCCCCATTGTCGTGGCGGACATGTCGTCCAACATCCTCTCAAGGCGCATCCCCGTCAAGAACTTCATTGCCATCTTCTTTGGTGCGCAGAAGAACCTTGGCTCGACTGGTATCACCGTCGTCGTCATCAAAAAGAGCCTTCTTGCCGCACAGCCCTCTCCTGCGCTTATGCGCAAGCTTGGTCTCCCTATCGCCCCCATTGTTCTCTCCTACGAGACCATTGCCAAAAATAACAGCTTGTACAACACATTGAGCATCTTTGA TGTCTATATCGCCGGCCAGGTCCTCAAGAAGCTTCTCCGCACTTTCCAAAACAAGGTCGACGGCCAGGAGGCCATCGCTGATGAGAAGGCCTCTCTCATCTACTCCGCCCTCGAGGCTCACCCCGACATCTACCGCATCGTCCCCGACAAGAGCGTCCGCTCGCGCATGAACATCTGCTTCCGCGTCACCAAGGGCGGTGACACTGACGCCGCGGAGAAGGCCTTCCTCAAGGAGTCTACTGCCCAGGGTCTCACCGGCCTCAAGGGCCACCGCAGCGTCGGCGGTATTCGTGCCAGCAACTACAACTCTATCCCTCTCGAGGGTGCCCAAAAGCTGGCCAAGTTCATCGAGTCCTTTGCCCAGGCTTAA
- a CDS encoding thiamine repressible genes regulatory protein thi1 encodes MARAHRRQYVHLAAPCQLFTHTPLSCGFKQELGTATGMTPVPSSRRSRRRRIADEDRKRAPRACTRCKARKSKCIETTSGICQRCLQGSHTCSFVTQRLSISPGVLQSPIRDYDESLAELGPSPSPDPLADVPDTTQSSRRDLCSDSDAPENFMWPRFLSRLRNAFYLEPNSSPAEREIARLEARSSRATASHQSAEAIRLQAATESLPPRSVAIFLSKLCIQHGTDCFFYFDQPSFLAEVEEFYNDLSSPLRRDPSFLCLLLSVLALGAHWSPRARPSALSGSLQIPAEDPGQVFCGHARILMADTMDRVSMYSVKAAFVLGIYLMPSSAVGASYLYMGLALRKAIALGLHHESEEPDTDSHEREMRRRLWWAIFSLERTLTIKLNRPRSISQDVMTAHLPQRRATDALQSFDNLDHQVANAQFVKIIDTLIEPATWSSNSQPPLQDFEVSLKTWKRSLPPNLRLPNVEPRSPYYRAVFHLYLNYYFAWIAIGKTSVVTKIRSHLRSAASGLPEPRTTEDDDITRQFRSCGIAAKKMLNILEDASQSGNMAPRSFTDFQGCSIATIIVILTGILERDSAYDARVAFGLRCLRRMADLHMAGRMAVRFVEALISIAEEARAKAKPFGSTQFDGDVNQEASEYLLWTDWLNRNTDASGTERNRSNATRQRSRAHSEAAQAASGASPMWEEAAALLQLRNPSTPNQALVVEDVALPTSAPELPEEAPFDVGLDADFPPATFAENHMQLMGLTGMDMLDFTFDI; translated from the exons ATGGCCCGTGCGCACCGTCGGCAATATGTCCATCTTGCGGCTCCTTGCCAACTCTTCACCCACACACCCTTATCTTGTGGCTTCAAACAAGAACTGGGTACGGCCACCGGGATGACTCCGGTCCCTTCATCCCGCAGGAGCCGTCGCCGTAGAATCGCAGACGAGGATCGAAAGCGGGCACCTCGGGCCTGTACCCGTTGCAAGGCCCGTAAAAGCAAATGCATTGAGACGACGTCGGGTATATGCCAACGATGTCTTCAGGGGTCACACACTTGCAGCTTCGTCACGCAGCGGTTGAGCATATCCCCAGGAGTACTACAGTCGCCTATAAGAGACTACGACGAATCATTGGCAGAGCTGGGTCCCAGCCCGAGCCCCGATCCCCTTGCTGATGTCCCGGACACCACACAGTCATCACGTCGGGATCTCTGCTCCGACAGTGACGCTCCCGAGAACTTCATGTGGCCACGATTTCTATCCAGACTTAGAAACGCATTCTATCTCGAGCCAAATTCGTCACCCGCCGAGAGAGAAATTGCTAGACTTGAAGCTCGCTCGTCGCGAGCCACTGCATCTCACCAGTCTGCGGAAGCAATCCGCTTGCAGGCGGCCACTGAAAGCCTCCCACCCAGATCTGTAGCCATCTTTCTGAGCAAGCTCTGTATTCAACATGGAACCGACTGCTTCTTCTACTTTGATCAACCTTCTTTCTTGGCTGAGGTGGAGGAGTTTTACAACGACTTGAGCTCACCTCTTCGTCGGGATCCCAGCTTCCTATGTCTTTTGCTGTCAGTTCTTGCCCTGGGAGCTCACTGGAGTCCGCGGGCCCGACCATCCGCTCTGTCTGGGTCTCTTCAAATTCCTGCGGAAGACCCTGGACAGGTATTTTGCGGTCATGCCCGGATCTTGATGGCAGACACCATGGATAGAGTGAGTATGTACTCTGTCAAAGCGGCGTTCGTCCTTGGGATATACCTTATGCCGTCGAGTGCGGTAGGGGCCTCATACCTGTATATGGGTCTTGCCTTGAGGAAAGCCATCGCTCTTGGACTGCATCATGAATCAGAAGAGCCGGACACCGACAGCCATGAGAGGGAAATGAGACGAAGGTTATGGTGGGCTATATTTTCTCTCGAAAG AACTCTAACAATCAAGCTCAATCGACCGAGATCGATATCTCAGGATGTCATGACAGCTCATCTGCCTCAGCGCCGAGCAACTGATGCCCTGCAAAGCTTCGATAACTTGGATCACCAAGTAGCCAACGCGCAATTTGTCAAAATCATTGACACTCTCATTGAGCCGGC TACGTGGTCAAGCAATTCTCAACCCCCTCTGCAAGACTTTGAGGTTTCACTAAAAACCTGGAAACGATCTCTGCCTCCCAACTTACGTCTCCCAAACGTGGAACCTCGCTCGCCATACTATCGCGCCGTATTCCACCTCTACCTGAACTACTACTTTGCTTGGATTGCGATAGGTAAAACTTCTGTCGTTACAAAGATTCGGAGCCATTTACGGTCAGCTGCATCAGGCTTACCGGAGCCTCGAACGACGGAAGATGATGATATAACGCGGCAATTCAGATCATGTGGCATCGCGGCAAAGAAGATGTTGAACATACTCGAAGACGCTAGTCAATCTGGAAACATGGCCCCAAGATCCTTTACGGACTTTCAGGGTTGCAGTATCGCCACAATCATCGTGATCCTTACCGGCATTCTGGAGCGAGACTCGGCCTACGATGCCCGAGTCGCCTTCGGTCTGCGCTGTCTCAGAAGGATGGCTGACTTGCACATGGCTGGTCGAATGGCAGTACGATTTGTAGAGGCACTCATCTCCATCGCCGAGGAGGCACGGGCCAAGGCCAAGCCGTTCGGTTCGACACAATTCGATGGGGATGTCAACCAAGAGGCTTCTGAGTACCTTCTCTGGACAGACTGGCTGAACAGGAACACAGACGCATCTGGAACTGAAAGAAATCGATCCAATGCAACCAGACAACGGTCGCGTGCTCATTCAGAAGCTGCACAAGCTGCTTCTGGCGCATCGCCAATGTGGGAGGAAGCTGCTGCATTGCTCCAGCTTCGAAACCCATCTACACCCAACCAAGCACTCGTGGTTGAAGATGTTGCACTGCCAACGTCTGCGCCTGAGTTACCAGAAGAGGCACCGTTCGATGTAGGTCTGGATGCTGACTTCCCTCCGGCCACTTTTGCCGAGAATCACATGCAACTGATGGGTCTCACTGGTATGGACATGTTGGATTTTACATTTGACATCTAA
- a CDS encoding delta-1-pyrroline-5-carboxylate dehydrogenase, translated as MSVSLVRGLTTPFQKAGRLTAPSSRFGVNSWPLERSTRGFGNFKAPPVRNEPNPSYSKGSVERQKLQDAISRLKSNLPVRVPSLAPEITNAKSVLAKQYLPSDHSVALAEYAQTSPEQVSIAIDRALEAKPAWENTSFKDRAAVFLRAAELIAGKYRYDIMAATMLGQGKNIWQAEIDSAAESCDFLRFNVHYAAQLYDQQHALTDAGFMNRTEYRPLEGFVYAVSPFNFTAIGANLTVAPAIMGNVVLWKPSDYAIYSSYLLQKVFEEAGLPAGVIQFLPGEPEAITSAVLDHPQFAALHFTGSTDVFRQLYGKIGEGVASGRYESYPRMIGETGGKNFHLVHGSADVRNAVVNTVRGAFEYQGQKCSATSRLYVAESIWPEFKEMLLRETKNLKVGSPEQVDNFIGPVIHERSWTKLREVIDDAQKDAAVELLAGGHTDNSQGWFVSPTIFQTNKAHHKLMRNELFGPILAVHVYPDAKYEEMLPMIDSTTQYGLTGAVFARDRSAIEAAEKGLRHAAGNFYVNSKSSGAVVGHQPFGGGRASGTNDKATSVNLLTRFTSMRSMKEDLVGADTVLYPSNEA; from the exons ATGTCTGTCTCTTTAGTACGAGGTCTCACGACCCCTTTTCAAAAGGCAGGCCGGCTCACAGCGCCATCCTCTCGCTTCGGAGTCAACTCTTGGCCACTCGAAAGAAGCACCAGGGGGTTCGGCAATTTCAAGGCACCTCCAGTCCGCAACGAGCCAAAT CCATCATATAGCAAGGGCTCAGTCGAGCGTCAGAAGCTCCAAGATGCGATCTCACGACTGAAGAGTAACCTTCCCGTGCGAGTACCATCCCTGGCACCTGAAATC ACAAACGCAAAGTCAGTCCTAGCCAAGCAATACCTACCAAGCGACCACTCCGTCGCGTTGGCCGAATACGCCCAGACGAGCCCCGAGCAGGTGTCAATAGCCATTGACAGGGCGTTGGAAGCCAAACCCGCGTGGGAGAACACGTCTTTCAAGGATAGGGCTGCCGTCTTTCTTAGGGCGGCGGAGCTCATTGCGGGAAAGTATCGCTACGACATTATGGCTGCGACGATGCTCGGGCAGGGGAAGAATATTTGGCAGGCTGAAATTGACTCGGCAGCGGAGAGTTGTGATTTCTTGCG TTTCAATGTGCATTACGCAGCTCAGCTGTATGACCAACAGCACGCGTTGACTGATGCCGGTTTCATGAA TCGAACAGAATACCGACCGCTAGAGGGCTTCGTCTACGCCGTCAGCCCCTTCAACTTCACCGCCATCGGCGCCAACCTGACCGTCGCACCCGCCATCATGGGCAACGTCGTCCTCTGGAAACCCTCCGACTACGCAATCTACTCGAGCTACCTCCTCCAAAAGGTCTTTGAGGAGGCCGGCCTGCCCGCCGGCGTGATCCAGTTTCTCCCCGGCGAGCCCGAAGCAATCACCTCGGCCGTCCTCGACCACCCCCAGTTCGCAGCGCTCCACTTCACCGGATCCACGGACGTCTTCCGCCAGCTGTACGGCAAGATCGGCGAGGGCGTCGCCTCGGGACGGTACGAGAGCTACCCGCGCATGATCGGCGAGACGGGCGGCAAGAACTTCCACCTGGTGCACGGCAGCGCCGATGTGCGGAACGCGGTGGTGAATACTGTTCGGGGCGCCTTTGAGTATCAGGGGCAAAAGTGCTCTGCGACGTCGCGTCTCTACGTCGCCGAGTCCATCTGGCCAGAGTTCAAGGAGATGCTTTTGCGGGAAACGAAGAACCTGAAAGTCGGCTCCCCCGAGCAGGTCGACAACTTCATCGGACCCGTCATCCACGAGCGCTCGTGGACAAAACTCCGCGAAGTAATCGACGACGCCCAAAAGGACGCCGCAGTCGAGTTGCTGGCCGGCGGTCACACAGACAACAGCCAGGGCTGGTTCGTCTCGCCCACCATCTTCCAGACCAACAAAGCCCACCACAAGCTCATGAGGAACGAGCTCTTCGGCCCCATCCTCGCCGTCCACGTCTACCCGGACGCGAAGTACGAGGAGATGCTCCCTATGATCGACTCCACGACGCAGTACGGGCTGACGGGCGCCGTCTTTGCCCGCGACCGGAGCGCCATTGAGGCGGCGGAAAAGGGGCTGCGCCACGCGGCTGGCAACTTCTACGTCAACAGCAAGAGCAGCGGTGCCGTTGTTGGGCACCAGCCTTTCGGAGGTGGTCGTGCGAGCGGTACCAATGACAAGGCCACCAGCGTAAATCTTTTAACACGCTTTACCAGCATGAGGAGTATGAAGGAGGACCTTGTCGGCGCAGACACTGTGTTGTACCCTTCGAATGAAGCTTGA